Within Micromonospora narathiwatensis, the genomic segment GCGCAGCGCGTGGTACGCGGTGATCGCCTCCGCCTGCCGCCCGCCCCGGTAGAGCGCCAGCATCAGCAGCCGGTGCAGCCGTTCGCGCAGCGGGTGGGCGACGACCAGGTGTTCCAGGTCGGCGACCGCCTCGGCCTGCCGGCCGGCCGCCAGCAGCAGCTCCAGCCGGTCCTCCACCGCGCCCAGGCGCAGCTCCGCCAGGCGGGCGGTCTCGGCCAGCGCCCAGTCGGCGTCGCCGACGTCGGCCAGGGCCGGCCCGCGCCACAGCCGCAGCGCCTCGTCGTAGCAGGCCAGGGCCGCGGCGGGCCCGTCGGCGGTGGTCGCGGTACGGGCCCGTTCCAGCAGCCGTTCGAAGCGGTACGCGTCCACCGCGTCGGACGCGACGGCGAGCTGGTAGCCGGGGGCGCGGGTGACCAGCAGGTCGCCGTCCGCCCCGGCGCTGACCAGGGCCCGGCGCAGCTTGGACACCCGCAGTTGCAGCGCGTTCGTGGCGTCGGCCGGGGGCTGGTCGCCCCAGAGCGCGTCGGCCAGCGCGTCGGCGGAGACCACCCGGCCCGGGGCGAGGACCAGCCGGGCCAGCAGCGCCCGGAGCGCCGGGGCGAGCGGCGTGGCGGGGCGGTCGGCCACCCGGAGCTCGACGGTGCCGAGCACCCCGAAGCTCACCACCGGCCCGCTGTCCCGGCTCATCGCACTCCCGCCCGCTGCGGCGTCGGCCCTGGGCCCGCCCCGATCGCCCGGCGGCTGCCCGGGCGGGCCCCATGGTACGTCCCGATCAACCTCGGCCGACCCGACCGAACGGCGGAGCGCCCACCAGCCGACTGCGGCGCCGGCCGCCGAGAAACCGGCGTGTGGAGCCGGGTCAGGCCGCGACGGCCGACGCCGGTGCCGGCAGCCGCCGGTCCTCGGCCAGCCGGGCGGCCAGCACCTCGGCGTCCCGGCCGACCCAGCCCAGCACCGCCGAGCCGCGGGTGCGCTGCCAGGGCAGACCCAGGAAGTACAGCCCCGGCCAGTCGGTCACGCCCTCCCGCTGGACGGGCGCGCCGGACGGGTCCAGCACCGGCACCTCCAGCCAGGGGTAGCGCGGGCGGAATCCGGTGGCCCAGACCACCGCGTCCACCCGCCGGCGTCCGCCGTCGGCCAGCAGCAGGGCGTCCCCCTCGACATCCACCACCCGGCCGACCCGGTCGACCCGCCGCAGCAGCCCGGTCACGTCGGTGCCGATGATCGGGTTCTGGGCCGCGATCCGCCCGCCCAGCCGGCTCTCGGCGCTCAGTCGCATGGTGCCCAGCCGGGAGAACCACCAGAAGATGTCCCGACCCAGCCACCGCTGCGGCAGCACCGGGCCGATGGCCGGGGCGGCGAGCACCACCCGCCGTCCGTGGTCGGCGAGTTCGGCGGCGATCTGCACGCCGGTGTTGCCACCGCCGACCACCGCCACGACCGGGCCGGGCAGCTGCTCCGGGTTCCGGTACGCGCTGCTGTGCAGCTGGGTGACGCCCGGGGCGAGCCGGTCGCTCACCTCCGGCACCCAGGGCGTGTGGAACGCCCCGGCCGCCACCACCACGCGCCGGGCGCGCAGCGTACCGGTCGACGTGTCGACGGTGAACCCACCCGCCGTACCGGGGCGGACCGAGGTGACCCGGCAGCCGAGCCGGACCGGCAGGTCGAAGTGCGCGGCGTACGTGGCGAGGTAGTCGGCCACCTCGTCCTTGCCGGGGTGCCCGTCCGGGTCGCCGGGGAACGGCAGGCCCGGCAGGGCGGAGAACCGGCGCGGGGTGAACAGGGTCAGCGAGTCCCAGCGTTGCCGCCAGGCGTCGCCCACCCGGGCGTACGCGTCGAGGATCGCGAAGGGTACGCCGGCGCGGCGCAGGTGGTGGCCGAGCGCCAGCCCGGCCTGACCGCCGCCGACGACCACGGTGTCCAGCTCCATCGGTCCGCCTCCCTGGTCCCGGTCAGGCGACCTGGTGGCCGGCCTCGGCGATGGCCGCCACGACCGCGGCCCGGTCGGCGTCGCCGTCGACCCGGACGGTGCGGGTCGCCAGGTCCACCGTCACGGCGTGGACCCCGGCGACCAGGCCGACCTCCTCCTGGATGGCCTCGACGCAGCGGCCACAGCTGATGTTCGGCACGGAGAGCACGAGCTGGTGCACGGTTCGCTCCTTCGTTCGGTGGGCCACCGCGGTGGCGGCCCGGCAGCTCGAACCGTGCCGGCGGGCGCTGTCCACGCCCTGTCGCGTACCCCCGACGGGGCGCGGACAGCGGGCGGACAGCGGCGGCCGGGAGCGTGGCGTCACCGGCCGGCGACGACGGCCGGACGAGCGGGCGCCTGCGACGCCCGGTACGAGAGGAGCAGTGCGATGACGACACCGACGGTCGTCTCCGGCACGCTGGACATCGGCGGGATGACCTGTGCGTCCTGCGTACGGCGGGTGGAGCGGGCGCTGAGCCGGGTGGACGGCGTCGAGCGGGCCGAGGTCAACCTGGCCACCGAGACGGCGACCGTGGTCTACGACCCGGCCCGGGTGAGCCTGCCGGCGCTGACCACGGCGGTGGGGCGCGCCGGCTACACGGCCAGCGTCCCCGCCGACGGGCCGCGCGGGCCGGCGGGCGCGCCGGAGGCCCCGGACACGGCCGACGCCGAGCGGGTCCGGGCCGAGGAACGGGAGGTCACCCGGCTCAGGCGGATCTGGCAGCTCACCCTGGCCACCGGTCTGGCGATGATGGTGCTGATGTACCTGCCGCTGCCCATCGACGCGATGGACTGGCTGATGCCGGCGCTGCTGGTCGTCGCGACCGTG encodes:
- a CDS encoding flavin-containing monooxygenase; protein product: MELDTVVVGGGQAGLALGHHLRRAGVPFAILDAYARVGDAWRQRWDSLTLFTPRRFSALPGLPFPGDPDGHPGKDEVADYLATYAAHFDLPVRLGCRVTSVRPGTAGGFTVDTSTGTLRARRVVVAAGAFHTPWVPEVSDRLAPGVTQLHSSAYRNPEQLPGPVVAVVGGGNTGVQIAAELADHGRRVVLAAPAIGPVLPQRWLGRDIFWWFSRLGTMRLSAESRLGGRIAAQNPIIGTDVTGLLRRVDRVGRVVDVEGDALLLADGGRRRVDAVVWATGFRPRYPWLEVPVLDPSGAPVQREGVTDWPGLYFLGLPWQRTRGSAVLGWVGRDAEVLAARLAEDRRLPAPASAVAA
- a CDS encoding heavy-metal-associated domain-containing protein, which codes for MHQLVLSVPNISCGRCVEAIQEEVGLVAGVHAVTVDLATRTVRVDGDADRAAVVAAIAEAGHQVA